Proteins encoded in a region of the Rutidosis leptorrhynchoides isolate AG116_Rl617_1_P2 chromosome 9, CSIRO_AGI_Rlap_v1, whole genome shotgun sequence genome:
- the LOC139868973 gene encoding uncharacterized protein, translating to MASHQKIEICASVVQINIPSVEEQIASSAVIANRLHPNKGIKIGAGLSAETKVLYKPEISGRMAKWAVELGEHEINFSSRSAVKGQILADYLAEIPADVEASAEHQDPPAPVLSPWELYTDGACSASGAGAGVILTGPGGEEHTYALRFNFAVTNNEAEYEALLAGMRIAHKLNVKILHAYVDSKLVCNQVCGDFEAHDIAMQQYLSLVHNLADQFEAFQISHVMRGQNKKADALSKLAALAFDHMGKKILIEELNAKSIVMMPLVAPVEESSPTWMTPIIAFLRDGTSPADSSDAKKVRTKAPLYALEGDVLYRRNYLGPHLRCVGPKEAEEVIREVHEGACALHSGHRSIVSKIMRLGYYWPTMYADTARIVKQCESCQIHAPISRAPAHPMIPVSSPWPFCKWAIDIVGPFPKGQGNVKFLIVAIDYFTKWVEAKPLATISGKRVRNFVWEDIVCRFGIPNEIVSDNGTQFAGDPFRSWCAELNIKQTFTSVAHPQANGQCEVTNRDIVAGIKARLGHDRVGWVDELPKVLWAHRTTPKASTGETPFSLVYGSEAVVPAEIGCGQLLAELCWEDLLQECRLLRCIFCGGLAKLAEVGNTEAALRRR from the exons ATGGCGTCACATCAAAAGATTGAGATATGTGCGTCAGTTGTGCAAATTAACATCCCTAGCGTCGAGGAGCAGATTGCAAGCAGTGCGGTCATTGCTAATCGCTTGCATCCAAATAAGGGTATAAAAATCGGCGCAGGTTtatcagctgaaaccaag gtactgtacaagcccgagatttctggccgaatggccaagtgggcagtcgaattgggagaacatgaaataaacttttcttcacgcagtgcggttaagggtcaaatacttgctgactacctagcagaaatacctgcggatgtcgaagcgtcagcagaacatcaagatccgcccgcacctgttctatcaccatgggaattatacaccgatggtgcgtgtagcgcatctggcgcaggcgcaggtgtaattttgacaggtccaggcggtgaggaacatacgtacgcactgcggtttaattttgctgtcacaaacaatgaagcagagtatgaggctctgctagcaggtatgcgcatcgcgcataagctaaatgttaaaatcttgcacgcttacgtggattcaaagctagtatgcaatcaagtctgcggagacttcgaagcgcacgacattgctatgcagcaatatttatcgcttgttcataatctcgctgaccagttcgaggcttttcaaatctcgcacgtaatgcgggggcaaaataagaaggcggatgcgctaagcaaactagctgccttggcttttgatcatatgggtaagaaaattctaatagaggaactcaacgcaaaatctattgtcatgatgcctctagtggcaccggttgaggaatcaagcccaacgtggatgacgcccatcatcgcttttttacgggacggcacttcacccgcggactcctctgatgcgaagaaagtccgcacaaaggcaccgctttatgccctcgagggtgacgtcttgtatcgaagaaactatttgggaccgcatttaaggtgcgtaggtccgaaagaggcagaggaagttatacgcgaggtgcatgagggtgcatgcgcccttcattcgggacacaggtccattgtgtcaaaaatcatgcggttaggttattattggcctactatgtacgcagacaccgcgcgtattgtcaagcaatgcgaatcatgccaaatacatgcacctatcagcagggcacctgcgcatccaatgataccggtctcctcgccatggccattctgcaaatgggcgatcgacatagtcggaccattccccaaaggccaag gaaatgtcaaattcttaattgttgcaatcgattacttcacgaagtgggtcgaagcgaaaccgctggcaacaatttcggggaaaagagtgcggaattttgtatgggaagacattgtctgtcgattcggcatacccaatgaaattgttagtgataacggtacacaatttgccggcgatccttttcgcagttggtgtgcggagcttaatattaagcaaacttttacttcagttgcgcatccgcaggcgaatggccagtgcgaagttaccaaccgagatatagttgctggaatcaaggcaaggttgggtcatgaccgcgttggttgggtggatgagcttccaaaggttttatgggcgcatagaaccacacccaaagcaagcactggtgagactccgtttagtttggtttatgggtcagaagctgttgtacccgcagagattggg tgcggccagttgctcgcggaacTCTGCTGGGAAGATTTGCTGCAAGAATGCAGATTGCTCCGCTGCATTTTCTGCGGAGGACTGGCAAAGTTGGCGGAGGTTGGCAACACGGAAGCTGCCTTGCGGAGGAGGTAA